The proteins below are encoded in one region of Fibrella aestuarina BUZ 2:
- a CDS encoding glycerate kinase produces the protein MRIVLAPDKFKGSLTASEVCAAMTEGIRLANPVAEVVAVPMADGGEGTAQVLTQGTRGVWHTAVVQNPLGRPVEAGYGISGDGKTAFIEMAQASGLRLLNPADYNPFQTNTFGTGELIRLAIEQGVDRIVLGIGGSATNDAGTGMAAALGWQFLDKAGQVLRPCGGNLAQIDQIIAPAIAWTGTVDVACDVTNPLVGPQGATYVYAPQKGATPDDLPLLDAGMTHWAERVRQQLGVDVSTLPGGGAAGGLGAGAVLFLNGRLTEGVQLLIDHTRLAETMKGADLVLTGEGRIDKQTLQGKLIAGIARLANEQAIPVVALGGSVQLSPDELTTLGLTSAFAIAPGPITLTDALTHAAHYLTQTTWQVIRLLGR, from the coding sequence ATGAGAATTGTGCTGGCACCCGACAAATTCAAAGGCTCGCTGACGGCTTCGGAGGTATGCGCAGCCATGACGGAAGGCATTCGGCTGGCCAATCCGGTGGCTGAGGTGGTGGCTGTTCCCATGGCCGATGGGGGCGAAGGCACGGCCCAGGTGTTGACACAGGGCACGCGGGGCGTCTGGCATACGGCGGTGGTGCAGAATCCGTTGGGGCGCCCGGTCGAAGCGGGGTATGGTATCTCGGGCGATGGCAAAACGGCTTTCATTGAAATGGCGCAGGCTTCGGGCCTGCGGTTATTGAATCCAGCGGACTACAATCCCTTCCAGACCAACACCTTCGGCACGGGCGAATTGATTCGGCTGGCGATAGAGCAGGGCGTCGACCGGATCGTGCTGGGGATTGGTGGGAGTGCCACCAACGATGCCGGCACCGGTATGGCTGCCGCGCTGGGCTGGCAGTTCCTGGATAAAGCCGGTCAGGTGCTGCGCCCCTGTGGCGGGAACCTGGCCCAGATCGACCAAATTATCGCGCCCGCCATAGCCTGGACAGGAACCGTAGACGTAGCCTGCGACGTGACAAACCCGCTGGTGGGGCCGCAAGGAGCCACGTATGTCTACGCGCCGCAGAAAGGCGCTACGCCGGACGACCTGCCGCTGCTTGACGCCGGTATGACGCACTGGGCCGAACGGGTTCGGCAGCAGCTTGGCGTCGATGTGTCGACTTTGCCGGGCGGCGGCGCGGCGGGGGGGCTGGGTGCCGGGGCGGTCCTCTTCCTGAATGGCCGCCTGACGGAAGGTGTTCAACTGCTGATCGACCACACGCGGCTAGCCGAAACGATGAAGGGGGCTGACCTGGTGCTGACGGGGGAGGGGCGAATTGACAAGCAAACCTTACAGGGCAAACTGATTGCGGGCATAGCCCGGCTGGCCAACGAGCAGGCGATTCCGGTCGTGGCGCTGGGGGGGTCGGTACAACTCTCGCCCGACGAGCTAACGACTCTGGGGCTAACCAGCGCCTTTGCCATCGCTCCCGGCCCGATTACCTTAACCGACGCGCTGACCCACGCCGCCCATTACCTCACCCAAACGACCTGGCAGGTGATACGGCTCCTGGGGCGATGA
- a CDS encoding endo-1,4-beta-xylanase produces the protein MKINTWKLILVLAVVSACKKEVDNGTTPTPTPPVLESVPLKSVATFPIAVAGSNGAFLTNPTSSELLKRDFNGITFENEMKNSALVTSSGGYNFATADAMVAAAQAANIQIHGHVLAWHSQAQGTYYRSILNAARPSGVNLVPNPGFETGDANSFVNFTVLNSGNPAGTATITAGSGAAEVRSGSRSMKVVNPTAYTTEQWRVQVATDPIPLTVGKQYQVSYWVKAATANGSIRLSTQPTPLYQGDQTIGTAWQQVTWLITANEAQTRIVFDMGRNSNTYFIDDVSVNELVTSGSPTNNYTKVDSLLKTTIQQIAGHFKGKVRGWDVINEMFADGPAGAIRNNTNTANATANDIFVWSEYLGRDFGVKAFTYAAQADPTAKLFINDYNLEFSTAKLDSLIAYVAEIRGKGAKVDGIGTQMHVSINTSKDQIDAHFKKLAATGLLVHVSELDIGVNTNNAASLVFTEALENTQAEMYSYIVTSYMRNVPKAQRYGITIWGLLDNQSWRYRNGADYPLLYTPAGTKKKAYDAVLNALRSGL, from the coding sequence ATGAAAATAAATACCTGGAAACTTATATTAGTACTGGCCGTTGTGTCCGCCTGTAAGAAGGAGGTCGATAATGGCACCACGCCAACGCCGACACCGCCGGTGCTGGAAAGCGTACCGCTGAAGTCGGTGGCGACCTTCCCGATTGCGGTAGCGGGTAGCAACGGCGCTTTTCTGACCAATCCTACTTCCTCGGAGCTGCTCAAGCGGGATTTTAACGGCATCACGTTTGAAAACGAGATGAAAAACAGCGCCCTCGTCACTAGTTCGGGGGGCTATAATTTCGCGACAGCCGATGCCATGGTGGCGGCAGCGCAGGCCGCAAACATTCAGATCCACGGGCACGTGTTGGCCTGGCATTCTCAGGCGCAGGGCACTTATTACCGAAGCATTCTGAATGCAGCCCGGCCGAGTGGCGTCAACCTGGTCCCGAACCCTGGCTTTGAAACCGGAGACGCAAACAGCTTTGTCAATTTCACCGTGCTGAACAGCGGCAACCCCGCTGGTACCGCTACCATAACGGCCGGTTCCGGCGCGGCCGAGGTACGTTCCGGTAGCCGCTCCATGAAGGTCGTAAACCCCACGGCTTACACCACCGAGCAATGGCGCGTGCAGGTAGCAACGGATCCGATTCCGCTGACGGTGGGCAAACAGTATCAGGTCAGCTATTGGGTCAAGGCGGCCACTGCAAACGGCTCTATTCGGCTCTCAACGCAGCCAACGCCCTTGTATCAGGGCGATCAGACGATTGGTACGGCCTGGCAGCAGGTAACCTGGCTCATCACGGCCAACGAAGCCCAGACCCGCATTGTCTTCGATATGGGCCGCAACAGCAACACCTACTTCATTGATGACGTGAGTGTCAACGAACTAGTTACGTCGGGGAGCCCAACCAACAATTACACGAAAGTGGATAGCCTGCTCAAAACCACGATTCAGCAGATTGCCGGGCATTTCAAAGGAAAAGTGCGGGGTTGGGATGTGATCAACGAGATGTTTGCCGATGGCCCTGCGGGGGCGATCCGAAACAATACGAACACCGCCAACGCAACCGCCAATGACATCTTCGTCTGGAGTGAATACCTGGGGCGTGATTTTGGCGTGAAAGCGTTCACCTACGCCGCCCAGGCCGACCCGACAGCCAAATTGTTTATCAACGATTATAACCTGGAGTTTTCGACCGCCAAGCTCGATTCACTCATCGCGTACGTCGCCGAAATCAGGGGAAAGGGCGCCAAGGTGGATGGCATCGGCACGCAGATGCACGTCAGCATCAACACCAGCAAAGACCAGATCGATGCGCATTTCAAAAAGTTGGCGGCTACGGGCCTGCTCGTTCACGTTTCCGAACTGGACATTGGCGTCAATACGAATAACGCGGCCAGTTTGGTCTTCACCGAGGCGCTGGAAAACACGCAGGCCGAGATGTATAGCTACATCGTTACGTCCTACATGCGCAACGTACCCAAGGCCCAACGGTATGGTATAACGATCTGGGGCTTGCTGGATAACCAAAGCTGGCGCTACCGGAACGGGGCCGATTACCCGCTGCTCTACACCCCAGCCGGCACCAAAAAGAAAGCGTATGATGCCGTGTTAAACGCCCTACGCTCAGGATTATAA
- a CDS encoding Gfo/Idh/MocA family protein — protein sequence MSKSNVAIIGGGNIADKNHIPALKQVAEQVDIVAVCGRDRAKARALADKHAIPHAFDNTGELYRVCAPDMVVICTPNNLHYPQTIEALEHGCHVFCEKPSALHARDARHMADLAAQKGLTLAYNFQLRQTGECELLMRCKAEGLLGDIYHIKAQFLRRRGIPGWGSFTNKAVQGGGALMDLGVHVLDLALYVLGFPTPDQVLGNTYDLIGKTGGKGLMGSWNPATFDVEDAAMAYLSFPNKASVMLSASFALNTQLDKDRNLAVFGSKGGVSLFPFTLHTELAGELADVRFPYLEDVDSQLKNTIAFLDACQHKPSNVCTAEQGALLQEIVERIYQSAER from the coding sequence ATGTCCAAATCGAACGTAGCCATCATCGGCGGGGGAAATATTGCCGATAAAAATCACATCCCGGCCCTGAAGCAGGTAGCCGAGCAGGTCGACATTGTGGCCGTATGCGGGCGCGATAGGGCCAAAGCCCGTGCACTCGCCGATAAACACGCAATCCCCCATGCCTTCGACAACACGGGCGAGCTGTATCGGGTTTGCGCGCCCGACATGGTGGTCATCTGCACGCCCAACAACCTGCATTACCCACAGACCATCGAAGCGCTGGAACACGGCTGTCATGTGTTCTGCGAAAAACCATCGGCCCTACACGCCCGCGACGCCCGGCATATGGCCGATCTGGCTGCCCAGAAGGGCCTGACGCTGGCGTATAATTTTCAGCTACGGCAAACGGGTGAATGTGAATTGTTGATGCGGTGCAAAGCCGAGGGGCTCTTGGGCGACATCTATCACATCAAGGCCCAGTTTCTGCGGCGACGGGGTATTCCGGGCTGGGGTTCCTTCACCAACAAAGCCGTGCAGGGCGGCGGCGCGCTGATGGATCTGGGCGTGCACGTGCTCGACCTGGCCCTGTATGTGCTCGGCTTCCCGACGCCCGATCAGGTGCTGGGTAACACCTACGACCTGATCGGCAAAACGGGCGGTAAAGGCCTGATGGGCAGCTGGAATCCCGCTACGTTCGACGTGGAAGATGCGGCGATGGCGTACCTGTCGTTCCCAAACAAGGCGTCGGTTATGCTGTCGGCGTCGTTTGCCCTCAATACCCAACTCGACAAAGACCGGAATCTGGCGGTTTTCGGCAGCAAAGGCGGGGTCAGCCTGTTTCCGTTTACGTTGCACACGGAACTGGCGGGCGAGCTGGCCGACGTTCGGTTTCCGTACCTGGAAGACGTGGATAGCCAATTGAAAAATACCATCGCCTTTCTGGATGCCTGCCAGCACAAGCCGTCGAACGTCTGCACTGCCGAGCAGGGTGCGCTTTTGCAAGAAATCGTCGAGCGGATTTATCAGTCGGCGGAGCGGTAA
- a CDS encoding GrpB family protein codes for MTKAPIHIADYSPAWASAFDDLAAVYQAHLGDWLTAIQHVGSTSVPGLAAKSVLDIDLVIADRNDLDPVIDRLSRLGYVYRGDQGITDRAAFKRRSDQTPIDGSARTWPAHHLYVCPADSLSLRNHLTLRDWLRQHPDEASAYGKLKKELARKHPYDMDAYIEGKTPFITGILKAAGFADIAIQTITRENRATPTLSSSVRD; via the coding sequence ATGACCAAAGCCCCCATCCACATAGCCGATTACTCGCCGGCCTGGGCATCGGCCTTTGACGACTTAGCGGCTGTTTACCAGGCCCACCTCGGCGATTGGCTCACTGCCATTCAGCACGTTGGCAGCACATCGGTACCGGGGCTGGCGGCCAAGTCTGTCCTCGACATTGATTTGGTCATTGCTGACCGGAACGACCTTGACCCGGTAATCGACCGGCTGTCCAGGCTGGGCTATGTGTACCGGGGTGATCAGGGTATTACCGACCGGGCGGCATTCAAACGGCGCTCCGACCAGACACCCATCGACGGCTCGGCACGTACCTGGCCCGCTCACCACCTCTACGTATGCCCGGCCGACAGCCTCAGCCTGCGCAATCACCTCACCCTGCGCGATTGGCTGCGCCAGCATCCCGATGAAGCCAGCGCGTACGGCAAGCTCAAGAAGGAACTGGCCCGGAAACACCCGTACGATATGGACGCCTACATCGAAGGCAAGACGCCGTTTATCACGGGCATTTTGAAAGCGGCGGGATTTGCTGATATTGCCATCCAGACAATCACCCGCGAAAACCGGGCGACGCCCACCCTATCATCATCCGTTCGTGACTAA
- a CDS encoding histidine kinase — MTRDQLIKRTNGTQRLQLRGQSLRGFDFSGLNLTGADFSFSDLTKANFEGAILRGADLSFSAIRGSNFRDADLTDANLSFSDLSNTVLNGANLTGTRLSFAAVSAKSEPKDRSAEPNMLAKLLQTPFWGLLIGMIAGALVVYGFSGIIYFTAQIAISKDPLMAQLYRFLIIQNVAIGAGIFLVIWLLDEWLNQRIQSPWLRHLLASGATFMTSTTVSLTTFFFFGQSAVNELVKRPEYTTDNAPVIFYILSYLIVGNTFLYVLRQGRQLTRKMSEQEFQLLNMEKLKNRAELDALQAKINPHFLYNALNSIASLVHEDPDKAEEMTLLLSKLFRYSTGRDGSLFTTLADELDMVRTYLRVEQVRFGDRLRFEVDGDNARFDGLTIPQFLLQPLVENAIKHGISKRADEGCIRVGIREEAGWLWLTVQDNGPAFSDEMGGGYGLRSIQDKLRLLYADDARFELQNKPQKQVCIGLKMNRLTSPAAASASVG, encoded by the coding sequence ATGACCCGCGATCAACTCATCAAACGGACCAACGGCACGCAGCGGCTGCAACTACGGGGGCAAAGCCTGCGTGGGTTCGACTTCAGTGGCCTCAACCTGACGGGGGCTGATTTTAGCTTTTCTGATTTGACCAAAGCCAATTTTGAAGGGGCCATCCTGCGCGGGGCCGATCTGAGCTTTTCGGCCATTCGGGGTAGTAACTTTCGCGATGCCGACCTGACCGACGCCAACCTGAGCTTCAGCGACCTGTCGAACACCGTGCTGAACGGGGCCAACCTGACGGGGACGCGGTTGAGTTTTGCGGCCGTATCCGCCAAATCCGAGCCAAAAGACAGGTCGGCCGAGCCCAACATGCTGGCCAAACTGCTGCAAACGCCCTTCTGGGGGCTACTGATCGGGATGATCGCGGGGGCGTTGGTGGTGTATGGCTTCAGCGGCATCATCTACTTCACGGCCCAGATTGCGATCTCGAAAGACCCGCTGATGGCCCAGCTTTACCGCTTTCTGATCATCCAGAATGTCGCAATCGGGGCCGGGATCTTTCTGGTTATCTGGCTCCTCGACGAATGGCTCAATCAACGCATCCAATCCCCCTGGTTGCGGCACCTGCTGGCCTCGGGCGCGACGTTTATGACGTCGACCACGGTTAGCCTGACCACCTTTTTCTTCTTTGGCCAGTCGGCCGTCAATGAGTTGGTGAAACGACCGGAATACACCACCGACAACGCCCCCGTTATCTTCTACATCCTATCCTACCTGATCGTGGGCAACACCTTCCTGTATGTGTTGCGGCAGGGGCGGCAACTCACCCGCAAAATGTCGGAACAGGAATTTCAGTTGCTCAACATGGAGAAGCTGAAAAACCGGGCCGAACTCGATGCGCTACAGGCCAAGATAAACCCCCATTTTCTGTACAATGCCCTCAACAGCATTGCCAGTCTGGTCCACGAAGATCCCGACAAAGCCGAGGAAATGACCCTGCTGCTGTCCAAGCTGTTTCGCTACAGCACCGGTCGCGATGGCAGCCTGTTTACGACCCTGGCCGATGAGCTGGACATGGTCCGAACGTACCTGCGCGTCGAACAGGTACGGTTTGGTGACCGGCTCCGGTTTGAGGTCGACGGTGACAACGCTCGCTTCGACGGCCTGACCATCCCGCAGTTTCTGCTGCAACCGCTCGTTGAGAATGCCATCAAACACGGCATCAGCAAACGGGCCGACGAGGGCTGCATCCGGGTGGGTATCCGTGAGGAAGCGGGCTGGCTCTGGCTCACGGTGCAGGACAACGGCCCCGCTTTTTCCGACGAGATGGGCGGGGGCTATGGCCTGCGGAGCATTCAGGACAAACTGCGCCTGCTGTATGCCGACGACGCCCGGTTTGAGTTACAGAATAAACCCCAGAAGCAGGTTTGCATTGGCCTGAAAATGAACCGCCTGACCAGCCCGGCCGCCGCCTCGGCTTCGGTTGGCTAA
- a CDS encoding LytR/AlgR family response regulator transcription factor gives MTALLIDDEPLAISRLRRLLTKHTDTFTIIGEATNGAEGLAMIEAQRPDVIFLDIEMPLLNGFEMLGRLSYMPLVVFATAYDQYAIRAFEENSVDYLLKPIEADRLERTVQKIRLLRSHDQAASNPYTDNLARLLEQMKPKKEIFSISVKTGDKIRLIPLAEIAFFEAEEKYVFLATHDGQKFLTTYTIASLDEKLPDSFVRISRAVIVNRHRIREFQKHFDGKYVLTLNDSKQTRLTTGSTYADNVRQLMEL, from the coding sequence ATGACTGCCCTCCTGATTGATGATGAACCCCTGGCGATCAGCCGCCTGCGTCGGCTCCTGACCAAACATACCGACACCTTTACCATTATCGGCGAGGCCACCAACGGCGCCGAAGGGCTGGCGATGATCGAGGCCCAGCGGCCTGATGTTATTTTTCTGGATATCGAAATGCCTCTGCTGAACGGCTTCGAGATGCTGGGCCGACTATCCTACATGCCGCTGGTGGTATTCGCCACCGCCTACGACCAGTACGCCATTCGGGCCTTCGAGGAAAACTCGGTCGATTACCTGCTGAAGCCCATCGAGGCCGACCGGCTGGAGCGTACCGTGCAGAAAATCAGGCTGCTGCGGAGTCATGATCAGGCCGCGTCTAACCCCTACACCGATAACCTAGCCCGCCTGCTGGAACAGATGAAGCCGAAAAAAGAGATCTTCTCCATCTCGGTCAAGACCGGCGATAAGATTCGCCTGATTCCGCTGGCCGAGATCGCGTTTTTCGAAGCCGAAGAGAAATACGTGTTCCTGGCTACCCACGACGGCCAGAAATTCCTCACCACCTACACCATCGCGAGCCTCGACGAAAAACTACCCGACTCGTTTGTCCGCATCAGCCGGGCGGTCATCGTTAATCGCCACCGGATTCGGGAGTTCCAGAAGCATTTCGACGGGAAATACGTGTTGACGCTCAACGACAGCAAACAAACCCGCCTCACCACCGGCAGCACCTACGCCGACAATGTCCGTCAGTTAATGGAACTTTGA
- a CDS encoding HAMP domain-containing sensor histidine kinase: MTIRTRLTLWFTGLLSALLLVFCLVLYTVAERHREREFRERLRAEAQTSVGLLFGRETISPELFKLLDRNHMTVLPDEEIIIYDSQNHIRYESGTDYLAVDRTTLDRVRVETDVYWREKDREIVGTAFTAQGNRFVVFASAVDTYGFSKQRDLAWLLAVGWLVVTGGSFGVGRFLAGRSLQPMRRVIGRIDGISATQLDQRLPTGADNDEIDQLSERFNRMLDRLEAAFRMQQAFVSHASHELRTPLTAMSGQLEVSLLTDEEPAELRETLRSVLDDVRGMTRLTNGLLSLAKVGVDASAVRMTRFALDELLWKVRDEVRRLHAGYQITVSLDTAHGDQPTDWQLTASEPLIHTALLNLFENGGKFSPTHHVTVNLGQQADTLQLRIHNDGPPIPADELPKLFAPFQRGTNAQGIPGHGVGLSLTQRIIQLHNGRLDVTSSTEQGTTFTVTLPQNL; the protein is encoded by the coding sequence ATGACCATCCGAACGCGCCTGACCCTCTGGTTTACGGGACTGCTCTCGGCCCTCTTGCTGGTGTTTTGTCTGGTACTCTATACCGTGGCCGAGCGGCACCGGGAACGCGAATTCCGGGAGCGGCTGCGGGCCGAAGCGCAGACCTCGGTGGGCTTGTTGTTTGGCCGCGAAACCATCAGCCCCGAGTTGTTCAAGCTCCTTGACCGCAACCACATGACTGTGCTGCCCGATGAGGAGATTATTATTTACGACAGCCAGAACCACATCCGCTACGAAAGCGGCACCGACTACCTCGCCGTCGACCGCACGACCCTCGACCGGGTGCGCGTAGAGACGGATGTATACTGGCGCGAGAAAGACCGCGAAATTGTGGGCACGGCCTTCACCGCCCAGGGCAACCGGTTTGTGGTGTTTGCCTCGGCGGTCGATACCTACGGGTTCAGCAAGCAGCGCGATCTGGCCTGGCTGCTGGCCGTGGGCTGGCTGGTGGTCACGGGCGGCTCGTTTGGCGTGGGGCGGTTTCTGGCGGGTCGCAGCCTGCAACCCATGCGCCGCGTGATTGGGCGGATCGACGGTATTTCGGCCACGCAACTCGACCAACGCCTGCCCACCGGCGCCGACAACGACGAGATCGATCAGTTGTCGGAGCGATTCAACCGCATGCTCGACCGCCTCGAAGCCGCCTTCCGCATGCAGCAGGCCTTTGTTTCGCACGCCTCGCACGAACTGCGCACGCCCCTCACGGCTATGTCGGGACAGTTGGAAGTGTCGCTGCTGACCGACGAAGAACCCGCCGAACTGCGCGAAACCCTGCGCTCTGTGCTCGACGATGTGCGCGGCATGACCCGGCTCACCAACGGCCTGCTGTCGCTGGCGAAAGTGGGCGTAGATGCCTCAGCGGTGCGCATGACGCGCTTTGCGCTCGACGAACTGCTCTGGAAAGTGCGCGACGAAGTGCGGCGCCTCCATGCTGGCTACCAGATCACCGTCTCGCTCGACACGGCACATGGCGATCAACCCACCGACTGGCAACTGACCGCCAGCGAGCCGCTGATCCACACGGCCCTGCTGAACCTGTTTGAAAACGGCGGCAAATTCTCGCCTACCCACCACGTCACGGTGAATCTGGGCCAACAGGCGGACACGTTGCAGCTACGGATCCACAACGACGGCCCGCCCATCCCCGCCGATGAGCTGCCGAAGCTGTTTGCGCCGTTCCAACGTGGGACCAACGCGCAGGGTATCCCCGGCCACGGCGTGGGGCTTTCGCTCACCCAGCGGATCATCCAGCTCCATAACGGCCGCCTCGACGTGACCTCTAGCACCGAGCAGGGTACCACATTTACGGTAACCCTACCCCAAAATCTGTAG
- a CDS encoding response regulator, with protein sequence MSTKPHLLVVEDEIKVAAALKKGLETQAYAVDVANDGREGKRLLGVNRYDLVILDVNLPFVSGLELAEYARSKNDRLPILMLTALDTTTDKVQGFDAGADDYLAKPFAFAELFARVKALLRRAVPAEPDPVLAFADLELDRLGKVARRQGLTIELTAREFALLEYFMRNAGRVLSRADIAEQVWDIGFDTGTNVIDVYVNYLRNKIDKPFATKLIHTAVGMGYVLKEK encoded by the coding sequence ATGTCCACGAAACCGCATCTGCTGGTTGTTGAAGACGAAATTAAAGTAGCAGCCGCCCTGAAGAAAGGGCTGGAAACGCAGGCCTACGCCGTTGACGTGGCCAACGACGGCCGTGAAGGCAAACGGCTGCTGGGGGTCAACCGCTACGACCTGGTGATCCTCGACGTAAACCTGCCGTTTGTGAGCGGCCTCGAACTGGCCGAATACGCCCGTAGCAAAAACGATCGCCTGCCTATTCTGATGCTGACGGCCCTGGATACGACCACCGATAAAGTGCAGGGCTTCGACGCCGGGGCCGACGATTACCTGGCCAAGCCCTTTGCCTTTGCCGAATTGTTTGCCCGCGTGAAAGCGCTGCTGCGCCGCGCCGTGCCCGCCGAGCCCGACCCCGTTCTGGCCTTTGCCGACCTCGAACTCGACCGGTTGGGCAAGGTGGCGCGTCGGCAAGGACTGACCATCGAACTGACCGCCCGCGAATTTGCCCTGCTCGAATACTTCATGCGCAACGCCGGCCGGGTCCTGTCGCGCGCCGACATCGCCGAGCAGGTCTGGGACATCGGGTTCGACACCGGCACCAACGTGATCGACGTGTACGTGAATTACCTCCGCAACAAAATCGACAAGCCCTTCGCCACCAAGCTGATCCACACCGCCGTGGGCATGGGGTATGTGTTGAAAGAAAAATAA
- a CDS encoding glycoside hydrolase family 43 protein encodes MHRLLTTGLLACLLLPAAAQTATKPKTMSGNPLFPGWYADPEVALFGKRYWIYPTYSDKYNKQVFMDAFSSPDLVNWTKHPRIVDTTAVKWAKRAMWAPSIVEKGGKYFLFFGANDVHEGEIGGIGVAVADKPEGPFRDYLGKPLIGQIHNGAQPIDQFVFHDKDGQYYMIYGGWQHCNIAKLNADFKGFTPFDDGKTFREITPKGYVEGPFMFRRNGKYYFMWSEGGWTGPDYSVAYAVADSPFGPFERVGKILQQDPTVARGAGHHSVLNVPGTDDWYIVYHRRPLTETDGNHRETCIDRMEFDANGAIKPVKITVEGVKANVLK; translated from the coding sequence ATGCACCGTCTGCTGACTACCGGTCTGCTTGCCTGCCTGCTGCTACCCGCGGCGGCCCAAACCGCTACAAAACCCAAAACCATGTCGGGGAATCCCCTGTTTCCCGGCTGGTATGCCGATCCCGAAGTGGCCCTCTTTGGTAAGCGCTACTGGATTTACCCCACCTATTCCGACAAATACAACAAGCAGGTGTTCATGGACGCGTTTTCGTCGCCCGATCTGGTCAACTGGACCAAGCACCCGCGCATCGTCGATACCACAGCCGTGAAATGGGCGAAACGGGCCATGTGGGCGCCTTCCATCGTTGAAAAAGGGGGTAAATACTTCCTGTTTTTTGGAGCCAACGACGTCCACGAAGGCGAAATCGGGGGCATCGGCGTGGCGGTGGCCGACAAGCCTGAAGGCCCTTTCCGCGATTACCTCGGCAAACCGCTGATCGGGCAGATCCACAATGGCGCGCAGCCCATCGATCAGTTCGTGTTTCACGACAAAGACGGGCAGTATTACATGATCTACGGCGGCTGGCAGCATTGCAACATCGCTAAACTCAACGCTGATTTTAAAGGGTTTACGCCCTTCGATGACGGCAAAACGTTCCGTGAGATTACACCGAAAGGCTACGTGGAAGGGCCGTTTATGTTCCGTCGCAACGGTAAATACTACTTCATGTGGTCGGAAGGGGGCTGGACCGGCCCCGACTACTCGGTGGCCTATGCCGTGGCCGATTCGCCCTTCGGCCCGTTTGAGCGGGTGGGCAAAATTCTCCAGCAGGACCCCACCGTGGCCCGAGGCGCCGGTCACCACTCAGTGCTGAACGTGCCCGGTACCGACGACTGGTACATCGTGTACCACCGCCGCCCTCTCACCGAAACGGACGGTAACCACCGCGAAACCTGCATCGACCGCATGGAGTTCGACGCCAACGGAGCCATTAAGCCCGTCAAGATTACGGTCGAAGGCGTGAAGGCAAACGTACTGAAGTAA